In Streptomyces sp. RFCAC02, the following proteins share a genomic window:
- a CDS encoding WhiB family transcriptional regulator → MPSSPPHESPWSPAAPAQRSPKDLAGPWHSEAACRRDEAGLFFAPSQEPTAARLSREQAAKSVCARCPVLLECREHALLQPEPYGVWGGLTAAERRVVLSRRRRRETAAPGGRTSDIPRIA, encoded by the coding sequence CTGCCATCGTCACCGCCACACGAGTCCCCGTGGTCCCCCGCTGCACCTGCCCAGCGCAGTCCGAAAGACCTGGCGGGTCCGTGGCACTCCGAGGCCGCGTGCCGCCGCGACGAGGCGGGCCTGTTCTTCGCGCCCTCCCAGGAGCCGACAGCCGCCCGCCTCTCGCGCGAGCAGGCCGCCAAGTCCGTGTGCGCCCGCTGCCCCGTGCTGCTCGAGTGCCGTGAGCACGCACTGCTCCAGCCCGAGCCGTACGGCGTGTGGGGCGGTCTGACGGCCGCCGAGCGCCGGGTCGTCCTCAGCCGCCGCCGGCGGCGCGAGACGGCGGCGCCGGGCGGCCGCACATCGGACATCCCCCGCATCGCCTAG
- a CDS encoding SpoIIE family protein phosphatase, whose translation MTDPTPPQPAARTADVTTFAESRALPHARSESAPSEHPPIRPPAGGHDGGGADGDGGGIREADRLRFVGSATRRIARGMDLDEIVLGLCRSSVPTFSDVTLVYLRHPLPVGDEQPVSPWVLRLRRSDRIPEQLAFGGSRASERPAGLPALLGDPTPQVEVRGNGPLAEVLRGVRPVFTESQVPRAALRELTGVTDLPDGRRVIVAPLRGRRRVIGAAVFARTRDRAAFEQEDLQVAAQLATHSALGVDKAVLYGREASIADELQRTMLPDDLPEPTGVRLASRYLPAAQSARVGGDWYDTIPLPGSRVALVVGDVMGHSTTSAAIMGQLRTTVQTLAGLDLPPQEVMHHLDEQAQRLGTDRMATCLYAVYDPVAHRITAANAGHPPPVLLHQDGSTEVLELPPNAPIGVGGVDFETVEIDAPAGATLVLYTDGLVESRARDVWAGVEQLREKLAEISRLTRPDAALPLEPMCDEILDIVGPGDRDDDIAILAARFEGIAPEAVAFLRLEPKAESVREARRLVRESLARWDLQEIEDSVELLVSEVVTNAVRYAERPVTVRLLRTGVLRCEVGDDVPQLPRLRQAGPADEGGRGLYLVQRLARSWGATRLSTGKLVWFEVAAPAPDTA comes from the coding sequence GTGACGGACCCGACCCCACCGCAGCCCGCGGCTCGCACGGCGGACGTGACCACGTTCGCCGAGAGCCGGGCACTGCCGCACGCCCGCTCCGAGTCCGCCCCGTCGGAGCACCCGCCGATCCGGCCGCCGGCGGGAGGTCACGACGGCGGCGGGGCCGACGGTGACGGCGGCGGGATCAGGGAGGCCGACCGGCTGCGGTTCGTGGGGTCGGCGACCCGCCGCATCGCGCGCGGCATGGACCTGGACGAGATCGTGCTCGGGCTGTGCCGTTCCTCGGTCCCGACGTTCTCCGACGTGACGCTCGTCTACCTGCGCCACCCCCTCCCGGTCGGTGACGAACAGCCGGTCTCGCCCTGGGTGCTGAGGCTGCGGCGCAGTGACCGCATCCCGGAGCAGCTCGCGTTCGGCGGTTCGCGCGCGTCGGAGCGGCCCGCCGGGCTGCCGGCGCTGCTGGGCGACCCGACGCCCCAGGTCGAGGTGCGGGGCAACGGGCCGCTCGCCGAGGTGCTGCGCGGCGTCCGGCCGGTCTTCACCGAGTCCCAGGTGCCGCGCGCGGCGCTGCGGGAGCTCACCGGTGTCACGGACCTGCCCGACGGCCGGCGGGTCATCGTCGCGCCGCTGCGGGGGCGGCGGCGCGTGATCGGCGCCGCGGTGTTCGCGCGGACCCGGGACCGGGCCGCGTTCGAGCAGGAGGACCTCCAGGTCGCCGCGCAGCTCGCCACGCACTCCGCGCTCGGCGTGGACAAGGCCGTGCTCTACGGCCGTGAGGCGTCCATCGCGGACGAGCTCCAGCGCACGATGCTGCCGGACGACCTGCCCGAGCCGACCGGTGTGCGGCTGGCCAGCCGGTACCTGCCGGCCGCGCAGTCGGCGCGTGTCGGCGGCGACTGGTACGACACGATCCCCCTGCCGGGCAGCCGGGTCGCGCTGGTCGTCGGCGATGTGATGGGGCACTCCACGACATCCGCCGCGATCATGGGTCAGCTCCGGACGACCGTGCAGACCCTCGCCGGGCTCGACCTGCCGCCGCAGGAGGTCATGCACCACCTCGACGAGCAGGCACAGCGGCTCGGTACCGATCGCATGGCGACCTGCCTGTACGCCGTGTACGACCCGGTCGCGCACCGCATCACGGCCGCCAACGCCGGTCATCCACCGCCCGTCCTGCTGCACCAGGACGGCTCCACGGAGGTGCTCGAACTCCCGCCGAACGCCCCGATCGGTGTGGGCGGTGTCGACTTCGAGACGGTGGAGATCGACGCCCCGGCCGGCGCGACCCTCGTCCTGTACACGGACGGCCTGGTCGAGTCGCGTGCGCGGGACGTGTGGGCCGGTGTGGAGCAGTTGCGGGAGAAGCTGGCCGAGATCTCCCGCCTCACCCGGCCGGACGCCGCACTGCCGCTCGAACCGATGTGTGACGAGATCCTCGACATCGTCGGCCCGGGCGACCGGGACGACGACATCGCGATCCTCGCCGCGCGGTTCGAGGGCATCGCGCCGGAGGCCGTGGCGTTCCTGCGGCTCGAACCGAAGGCCGAGTCGGTCCGCGAGGCCCGCCGCCTGGTCCGCGAGAGCCTGGCCCGCTGGGACCTCCAGGAGATCGAGGACTCGGTGGAGCTGCTGGTCAGCGAGGTCGTCACGAACGCCGTCCGGTACGCGGAGCGGCCCGTCACCGTCCGGTTGCTGCGCACCGGTGTGCTGCGCTGCGAGGTCGGGGACGACGTGCCGCAGCTCCCGAGGCTGCGGCAGGCCGGCCCGGCCGACGAGGGAGGCCGCGGCCTGTACCTGGTGCAGCGGCTGGCGCGGAGCTGGGGCGCGACCCGGCTGAGCACGGGCAAGCTGGTGTGGTTCGAGGTCGCGGCCCCCGCGCCGGACACCGCCTGA
- a CDS encoding DUF1707 domain-containing protein: MTAEKPPAVRLGKESPPPVRASDGDRDRVAEILAEALAEGRIDADEHAERVDAVYAARTVDELGPLIRDLPAGQPPAPARASAGGPGAAPPHGGHGARNVVAVLSGAARRGRWSTGGTINAVAVLGGVELDFTQAMFEQQYVTVNAVALLGGIEIRVPENVSLRCEGTGFLGGFEVEEAEAADPDAPVVIVKGWAILGGVDAKPVRGKRVKDLRRD, translated from the coding sequence GTGACAGCCGAGAAGCCGCCCGCCGTCCGGCTGGGCAAAGAGTCCCCGCCGCCGGTCCGCGCCTCCGACGGGGATCGCGACCGGGTCGCCGAGATCCTCGCCGAGGCGCTGGCCGAGGGGCGCATCGACGCCGATGAGCACGCCGAACGCGTCGACGCCGTCTACGCCGCCCGCACCGTGGACGAGCTGGGACCGCTGATCCGCGATCTGCCGGCCGGTCAGCCGCCCGCGCCGGCGCGGGCATCCGCCGGCGGCCCCGGCGCCGCACCGCCCCACGGCGGGCACGGCGCGCGGAACGTCGTCGCCGTCCTGAGCGGCGCCGCCCGGCGCGGACGCTGGAGCACCGGCGGCACGATCAACGCCGTCGCCGTCCTCGGCGGTGTCGAACTCGACTTCACCCAGGCGATGTTCGAGCAGCAGTACGTCACGGTCAACGCGGTCGCCCTCCTCGGCGGCATAGAGATCCGCGTCCCGGAGAACGTGTCGCTGCGCTGTGAGGGCACCGGCTTCCTCGGCGGATTCGAGGTGGAGGAGGCGGAGGCCGCCGACCCCGACGCGCCCGTCGTCATCGTGAAGGGCTGGGCGATCCTCGGCGGCGTGGACGCCAAGCCGGTCCGGGGCAAGCGGGTCAAGGACCTGCGCCGCGACTGA
- the glpX gene encoding class II fructose-bisphosphatase has protein sequence MTDHHHLPAALDVGPEAPDRNLALELVRVTEAGAMASGRYVGRGDKNGADGAAVRAMRALVSTVSMNGVVVIGEGEKDEAPMLYNGERVGDGTGPECDVAVDPVDGTTLTAKGMNNAVSVLAVAERGAMFDPSAVFYMDKLVTGPEAAEYVDIEAPPEVNIRRVAKAKGGAPEDVTVVILDRPRHEGLVRRVRESGARIKFIADGDVAGAIMTVREGTGVDLLLGIGGTPEGIIAACALKCLGGTIQGKLWPKDEDERRAALEAGHDLDRVLFTDDLVRGENVFFVATGVTDGELLRGVRYRAETATTQSLVMRSRSGTIRQIDSTHRLSKLRAYSVVDFGRAG, from the coding sequence CACCACCTACCGGCCGCGCTCGATGTCGGCCCCGAGGCACCCGACCGCAACCTGGCGCTCGAACTCGTCCGCGTCACGGAGGCCGGCGCGATGGCGTCCGGCCGCTACGTGGGGCGCGGCGACAAGAACGGCGCCGACGGCGCGGCCGTCCGCGCCATGCGCGCCCTCGTCTCCACCGTCTCGATGAACGGCGTCGTCGTCATCGGCGAGGGCGAGAAGGACGAGGCGCCCATGCTGTACAACGGCGAGCGCGTCGGGGACGGCACCGGACCCGAGTGCGATGTGGCGGTCGACCCGGTGGACGGCACGACGCTCACCGCCAAGGGCATGAACAACGCCGTCTCCGTCCTCGCGGTCGCCGAGCGGGGCGCGATGTTCGACCCGAGCGCCGTCTTCTACATGGACAAGCTCGTGACCGGCCCCGAGGCGGCCGAGTACGTGGACATCGAGGCGCCGCCCGAGGTCAACATCCGCCGGGTCGCCAAGGCCAAGGGCGGCGCGCCGGAGGACGTGACGGTCGTCATCCTCGACCGGCCCCGGCACGAGGGCCTCGTCCGCCGGGTGCGGGAGAGCGGGGCGCGGATCAAGTTCATCGCGGACGGCGACGTGGCGGGCGCCATCATGACCGTGCGCGAGGGCACGGGCGTCGATCTGCTGCTGGGGATCGGCGGCACGCCGGAGGGCATCATCGCGGCCTGCGCCCTCAAGTGCCTCGGCGGGACGATCCAGGGCAAGCTGTGGCCGAAGGACGAGGACGAGCGCCGCGCCGCGCTGGAGGCGGGCCACGATCTCGACCGGGTGCTGTTCACGGACGACCTGGTGCGCGGCGAGAACGTCTTCTTCGTCGCCACCGGGGTGACCGACGGCGAGCTGCTGCGGGGGGTGCGCTACCGCGCGGAGACCGCGACGACGCAGTCGCTCGTCATGCGGTCCCGCTCGGGCACGATCCGGCAGATCGACTCGACGCACCGGCTGTCCAAGCTGCGCGCCTACAGCGTGGTCGACTTCGGGCGCGCCGGCTGA
- a CDS encoding peroxiredoxin yields the protein MLTVGDPFPPFDLTACVSLRAGEEFTRVTEKTYAGSWKAVFAWPMDFTFVCPTEIAAFGRLHPEFTERGANVLGLSLDSEFVHHAWRRDHPHLRDLPFPMLSDVRRELCSALGILGRDGLPQRAVFLVDPDDTIRFSMVTDGSVGRSPKEVLRVLDALRTDALCPCDWTRGDDTLDAGALLAGA from the coding sequence GTGCTCACTGTCGGCGACCCGTTCCCCCCGTTCGACCTGACCGCCTGCGTGTCGCTGCGCGCCGGCGAGGAGTTCACCCGCGTCACGGAGAAGACGTACGCCGGGTCGTGGAAGGCCGTCTTCGCATGGCCGATGGACTTCACGTTCGTCTGCCCGACGGAGATCGCCGCATTCGGCCGGCTGCACCCGGAGTTCACCGAGCGCGGCGCCAACGTCCTCGGTCTCTCCCTCGACTCCGAGTTCGTCCACCACGCGTGGCGCCGCGACCACCCGCACCTGCGCGACCTGCCGTTCCCCATGCTGTCGGACGTGCGCCGCGAACTGTGCTCGGCGCTCGGCATCCTCGGGCGCGACGGGCTGCCCCAGCGCGCGGTGTTCCTCGTCGACCCGGACGACACGATCCGGTTCAGCATGGTCACGGACGGCTCCGTCGGCCGGAGCCCGAAGGAGGTCCTGCGCGTGCTCGACGCCCTCCGGACCGACGCCCTGTGCCCGTGCGACTGGACCAGGGGCGACGACACGCTCGACGCCGGCGCCCTGCTCGCGGGAGCCTGA